Proteins found in one Scardovia inopinata JCM 12537 genomic segment:
- a CDS encoding DUF501 domain-containing protein, with protein MCRTLLAQPPSQNDIALVTKQLGRYPRGMVAVGARCNRGHPLVTVTRPLLEGKIPFPTTFYLSHPAATKAISRLEAQGMMTRFNQELGEDDTLASCYLQAHGAYLDFRQCLAQILGDSQEHIRGISAGGMPHRVKCLHALVAQSLVMGRGVNPIGDRVLTMIKDDFDPQVCRCEI; from the coding sequence CTGTGTCGTACACTCCTGGCTCAGCCGCCCAGTCAGAACGATATTGCCCTGGTAACCAAGCAGTTGGGTCGCTATCCTCGGGGAATGGTGGCTGTAGGCGCTCGCTGCAACCGCGGCCATCCTCTGGTAACAGTAACCAGGCCCTTGTTGGAGGGGAAAATTCCTTTCCCCACCACTTTTTACCTATCTCATCCTGCCGCAACCAAAGCTATTTCCAGGCTTGAGGCTCAGGGTATGATGACTCGCTTTAATCAGGAGCTGGGCGAGGATGACACTTTAGCCTCCTGCTATCTGCAGGCGCATGGGGCATATCTTGATTTTCGTCAGTGTCTGGCTCAGATTCTGGGTGATTCCCAGGAGCATATCCGAGGGATTAGTGCTGGCGGGATGCCTCACCGGGTCAAGTGCCTGCACGCTCTTGTTGCCCAGTCTTTAGTCATGGGTCGGGGAGTGAATCCTATAGGAGACAGGGTGTTGACTATGATCAAAGATGATTTTGATCCACAAGTATGCAGGTGCGAAATATGA
- the eno gene encoding phosphopyruvate hydratase, translating to MAIIESIYAREILDSRGNPTVEVLLETDDGAVGHGLVPSGASTGEAEAWERRDGDKSRYQGKGVLDAVKAVNEEIAPKVIGMDATDQRALDDVMIELDGTPNKGRLGANAILGVSLAALYASAESADLPLYRYIGGTNGHILPVPNMNIMNGGAHADFATDIQEYMISPYGFDTYREALRAGVEVYHTLKGVLKKDGLATGLGDEGGFAPKMKSNEDSLKYIINAIEAAGYEPGKQIGICLDVASSEFYNKESGKYHFDGEDRDAEYMLDYYEKLVDEYPIVSIEDPFQEEGWDDWASITKRLGDRLQFVGDDLLVTNPKRLQKGIDLGAANSLLVKLNQIGTVTETLDAIELATRNGFTSMVSHRSGETPDTTISDLAVAKNTGQIKTGAPARGERIAKFNRLLEIEEELGSTAQYAGYSAFKACKKYVK from the coding sequence GTGGCAATTATTGAAAGCATTTATGCTCGCGAGATTCTTGATTCCCGTGGCAATCCTACAGTCGAAGTGCTTCTGGAAACCGATGATGGTGCAGTAGGCCACGGCCTTGTTCCTTCCGGAGCCTCAACGGGTGAAGCCGAGGCCTGGGAGCGCCGTGATGGTGACAAGTCCCGTTATCAGGGCAAGGGCGTCCTCGACGCAGTCAAGGCTGTTAATGAGGAAATTGCCCCCAAGGTCATTGGTATGGATGCCACTGACCAGCGGGCTCTGGATGACGTCATGATTGAGCTTGATGGTACCCCTAACAAGGGCCGTCTGGGAGCTAACGCCATTTTGGGCGTATCCCTGGCAGCCTTGTACGCCTCTGCTGAGTCTGCTGATCTTCCTCTCTACAGGTACATCGGCGGAACAAATGGGCACATTCTTCCTGTCCCCAACATGAACATTATGAACGGCGGAGCTCATGCTGATTTCGCTACCGATATTCAGGAATACATGATCTCCCCTTATGGTTTTGATACATACCGTGAGGCACTCCGGGCTGGTGTTGAAGTTTATCACACTCTCAAGGGTGTCTTGAAGAAGGATGGCCTGGCTACCGGATTGGGCGATGAAGGTGGCTTTGCCCCGAAGATGAAGTCCAATGAGGATTCTCTTAAGTACATCATCAATGCCATTGAAGCTGCAGGCTATGAGCCTGGCAAGCAGATCGGCATTTGCCTGGATGTTGCTTCTTCCGAGTTCTATAACAAGGAAAGCGGCAAGTATCATTTCGACGGAGAGGACCGCGACGCCGAATATATGCTTGATTATTACGAGAAGCTGGTAGATGAGTATCCGATTGTTTCCATTGAGGATCCTTTCCAGGAAGAAGGATGGGACGACTGGGCTTCTATTACCAAGCGCTTGGGTGATCGTCTCCAGTTTGTAGGAGATGACCTCCTGGTAACTAACCCCAAGCGGCTGCAGAAGGGTATTGATCTGGGTGCTGCCAATTCTCTGCTGGTAAAGCTCAACCAGATCGGCACTGTGACCGAAACTCTTGATGCCATTGAGCTGGCAACCCGCAATGGGTTTACTTCTATGGTTTCTCATCGTTCTGGCGAGACTCCTGACACCACCATTTCTGATCTTGCTGTGGCTAAGAACACTGGCCAAATCAAGACTGGTGCTCCTGCCCGCGGCGAACGTATTGCTAAGTTCAACCGTCTGCTCGAGATCGAGGAAGAGCTTGGTTCTACTGCCCAGTATGCCGGGTACAGCGCATTCAAGGCCTGCAAAAAGTACGTCAAGTAA
- a CDS encoding Ppx/GppA phosphatase family protein: MTVTVAGIDCGTNSIRLMVARISSDGSMEVVVPRIMRVVRLGQDVDKIHRFSPEALKRTFAAIDEFAQVLSAHKPDALRFVATSATRDAENRDDFDRYVFNRLGVHPDVIPGQEEARFSFLGATSVVDASLHRPPYLVMDLGGGSTELVLGGDGRSLSSHQVAQSYSMDMGSVRVSERHLLSDPPTDNQIQEASADIDRSLDLACAAVDLSQTGTFIGVSGTVTTMAGVALGLKEYNRQAIDGVTFSLDDIFRVDQKVLFMTRQERGQLGVIHPGRLDVIGGGALILTQVLARTRRCLAARGEQLTSLTVSEHGLLDGIVRDLGMKLLTSCHNSEDVSST; encoded by the coding sequence ATGACAGTAACTGTTGCAGGAATCGACTGCGGAACAAACTCTATTCGTCTTATGGTTGCCCGGATCAGCAGTGATGGCAGCATGGAAGTAGTAGTTCCCCGGATTATGAGGGTAGTCAGGCTTGGCCAGGATGTTGATAAAATTCATAGGTTCAGCCCTGAGGCTTTGAAGCGAACCTTCGCTGCTATTGATGAATTTGCTCAGGTTTTGTCTGCCCATAAGCCGGATGCTCTGCGGTTCGTTGCTACTTCGGCAACCAGGGATGCAGAAAACCGGGATGATTTTGATCGCTATGTCTTTAACCGTCTGGGTGTGCATCCTGATGTCATCCCCGGGCAGGAAGAGGCCCGGTTCAGCTTTTTGGGGGCAACTTCTGTTGTCGATGCTTCTCTTCATCGGCCTCCTTACCTGGTCATGGATTTGGGCGGCGGATCTACCGAACTGGTTCTGGGGGGAGATGGCAGAAGCCTTTCCTCTCATCAGGTTGCTCAATCCTATTCCATGGATATGGGCTCGGTCAGGGTCAGCGAGCGCCATTTGTTGTCCGATCCTCCCACAGACAATCAAATTCAGGAAGCTAGTGCGGATATAGACCGCAGTCTTGATCTGGCTTGTGCCGCAGTCGATTTATCTCAGACTGGCACTTTCATTGGCGTTTCGGGAACCGTCACTACAATGGCCGGGGTCGCTTTGGGTCTGAAAGAGTATAATCGCCAGGCTATTGATGGAGTAACTTTCAGTCTGGATGATATTTTCCGGGTAGATCAAAAGGTTCTGTTTATGACCAGGCAGGAGCGGGGGCAGCTGGGAGTTATTCATCCGGGCAGACTGGATGTGATAGGGGGAGGGGCCCTGATTCTGACACAGGTCCTTGCTCGAACCCGCAGATGCCTTGCCGCCAGAGGGGAGCAGCTTACTTCTTTGACTGTCAGTGAGCATGGGTTGCTGGATGGAATAGTACGCGATCTGGGAATGAAGCTCCTAACCTCGTGTCATAATAGTGAGGATGTCTCATCCACCTGA
- the mfd gene encoding transcription-repair coupling factor: MNSGKDSSEQSSPVVTGTLAPFVVSLMKDPTFSELVADGSDYTLIGAPEGIRPALAAAVAAADQSDQAGKAKQGKQAGRQPGRPVVLVVPSSRDAEDAVASIRSWYRGNPSDIDELAAWETLPHERLSPRADTIARRMSVFRRLAHPVAGSRLFSVLKILVVPVRSLIQPVVRGIQDVQPLVFASGGQMDLEWAEKRLIENAYVRSDLVMDRGEFAVRGGILDIFPPTAAHPVRIDFFGDEIDSIKAFHAADQRTFGQEIDQMWAPACRELQLTDAVRARAKALIGAIPNADDMLESISQGIPVEGMESLIPALVDDLMPAYSLFDSQSVIMFSDPERLRRAAEDLLKTANEFLAASWHVAAGGHGAGAPISFDKSNFMDFEEIHRALQLTHSACWDLSGLGVDESAEGHARLEAVPPAAFRGNENKAASGIGALLDQGMNVVVTAAARGTLSRLKRAITTTGITRVSYLLSLTSDGFVDTAARVAVLTERDITGHSSVAAQTRTPPRRRKAIDLVELKKGDYVVHEQHGIGRFVEMVQRPVSPGRSHGRTLVASASAGAGQHTQSMREYLVIEYAPSKRGAPPDRLYIPTDQLDLISKYIGAEEPKLNKLGGSDWAATKARAKKRVKEIAQDLVKLYAARQRTAGFAFSPDTPWQHELEEAFPYQETPDQLTTIDEVKADMEKPIPMDRLICGDVGFGKTEIAVRAAFKAIQDSKQVAVLVPTTLLAQQHYETFSERFEGFPVTIKMMSRFQTVAENAQTVKELSEGTVDLVIGTHKLLNPKITFKDLGLVIIDEEQRFGVEHKETLKALRTNVDVLSLSATPIPRTLEMAVTGIREMSTLATPPEDRLPVLTYVGAYEDAQVTAAIRRELLRGGQVFYVHNRVQDISKVAAHIHDLVPEARIGTAHGKMGEKQLDAVIRDFWHRDIDVLVCTTIVETGLDISNANTLVVDRADRFGLSQLHQLRGRVGRGRERAYAYFLYDPSKTMTQTAHDRLETIAQNTALGSGYDVAMKDLEIRGTGNLLGDEQSGHIEGVGFDLYVRMVSDAVQEYKEPERIQAVSTSVDLPVEASIPESYINSDKLRLEIYRKIAAARNESDFDDIRDELQDRYGKPPQSLDILFAIARLRMKAKNMGITDVIAQGKTMRIVGPEPRESVMLRLKRIYGSALYRRQTHTLTIPTPFQGSFDSAPMGSAAIISWTNQVLVDLQWHAGGQGLSTSRKSSNLE; this comes from the coding sequence ATGAATTCTGGTAAGGATAGCAGCGAACAATCATCACCTGTGGTGACGGGGACTTTGGCCCCGTTTGTGGTCAGTCTTATGAAGGACCCAACCTTTTCTGAGCTGGTGGCAGATGGGTCCGACTATACCCTCATTGGTGCCCCTGAAGGCATCCGTCCGGCTTTGGCTGCTGCTGTTGCTGCGGCTGATCAGAGCGATCAGGCAGGTAAGGCCAAACAAGGCAAGCAAGCAGGCCGACAGCCTGGGCGGCCAGTTGTCCTGGTTGTTCCTTCCAGCCGGGACGCTGAAGATGCGGTTGCTTCCATCCGGTCATGGTATCGGGGGAATCCGTCGGACATTGATGAGCTGGCTGCCTGGGAAACTCTGCCTCATGAGCGTCTGTCGCCCCGGGCCGACACAATTGCCCGCAGAATGTCTGTTTTCCGTCGCCTGGCTCATCCTGTTGCCGGTTCTCGTTTGTTTTCTGTTCTGAAAATCCTGGTTGTTCCTGTCCGGTCTTTAATCCAGCCTGTGGTTCGGGGGATTCAGGATGTTCAGCCTCTGGTTTTTGCTTCTGGTGGGCAGATGGATCTGGAATGGGCCGAAAAGCGTCTGATTGAAAACGCCTATGTTCGTTCTGATTTGGTCATGGACAGGGGGGAATTTGCTGTACGAGGGGGAATACTTGATATCTTTCCGCCAACCGCTGCCCACCCGGTCAGGATTGATTTCTTCGGTGATGAGATTGACAGTATAAAGGCTTTCCATGCAGCCGATCAGAGGACTTTTGGCCAGGAAATTGATCAGATGTGGGCTCCGGCCTGTCGCGAACTACAGCTGACAGATGCTGTCAGAGCTAGGGCTAAGGCATTGATTGGGGCTATTCCCAATGCAGATGATATGCTGGAATCTATTTCTCAGGGTATTCCGGTTGAAGGCATGGAGTCCCTGATTCCAGCCCTAGTTGATGATCTGATGCCCGCCTACTCCCTGTTTGATTCTCAGTCGGTGATAATGTTCAGCGATCCGGAAAGGCTGAGACGGGCAGCAGAGGATTTGTTGAAAACAGCCAATGAATTTTTGGCAGCAAGCTGGCACGTCGCGGCTGGCGGTCACGGTGCCGGTGCCCCTATTAGTTTCGATAAATCGAATTTCATGGATTTTGAAGAGATCCACCGTGCTCTTCAGTTGACCCATTCGGCTTGCTGGGATTTATCGGGTTTGGGCGTAGATGAGTCGGCTGAAGGACATGCCAGACTGGAGGCAGTGCCTCCTGCTGCCTTCCGGGGAAATGAGAACAAGGCTGCCAGTGGAATAGGTGCGCTGCTTGACCAGGGTATGAATGTTGTGGTGACCGCTGCTGCCCGTGGAACCCTCAGCCGTTTGAAAAGGGCCATCACCACCACCGGTATAACAAGAGTTTCCTATCTTTTATCTTTGACTTCCGATGGCTTTGTTGATACTGCTGCTCGAGTAGCAGTCCTGACAGAGAGGGACATTACCGGTCATTCTTCCGTTGCCGCTCAAACCCGAACCCCGCCCCGCCGCCGTAAAGCCATTGATCTGGTTGAGCTGAAAAAGGGTGACTATGTGGTTCATGAGCAGCACGGGATTGGCCGTTTTGTGGAAATGGTCCAGCGGCCGGTTTCTCCAGGGCGTTCTCATGGACGGACCCTGGTAGCCTCGGCATCTGCAGGGGCCGGTCAGCATACTCAGTCCATGCGGGAATACCTGGTCATTGAGTATGCCCCCAGCAAGAGGGGCGCCCCGCCTGACCGGCTGTATATTCCCACTGATCAACTGGATTTGATCAGCAAATATATAGGGGCAGAAGAGCCCAAGCTGAATAAATTGGGCGGGTCTGATTGGGCAGCAACAAAAGCCAGGGCCAAAAAACGAGTTAAAGAAATTGCTCAGGATTTAGTAAAGTTGTATGCCGCGCGCCAGCGGACAGCGGGCTTTGCTTTCAGTCCTGATACCCCGTGGCAGCATGAATTGGAAGAAGCTTTTCCCTACCAGGAGACTCCGGATCAGCTGACTACCATAGATGAAGTGAAGGCAGACATGGAGAAACCTATCCCCATGGATCGCCTTATCTGCGGTGACGTCGGTTTCGGCAAGACTGAAATTGCAGTCAGGGCTGCCTTTAAAGCTATCCAGGATTCCAAGCAGGTGGCAGTATTAGTTCCTACCACTTTGCTGGCTCAGCAACATTATGAGACTTTTTCTGAACGGTTTGAAGGCTTTCCTGTAACCATTAAGATGATGAGCCGCTTCCAAACGGTTGCCGAAAATGCTCAGACTGTTAAGGAGCTGAGTGAAGGAACAGTCGATCTGGTCATTGGAACTCACAAGCTGCTCAATCCTAAAATTACCTTTAAAGATTTGGGCCTGGTCATCATTGATGAGGAGCAGCGCTTCGGAGTAGAGCATAAGGAAACTTTGAAAGCCCTCAGAACTAATGTGGACGTGCTCAGCCTGTCTGCAACCCCTATTCCTCGCACTCTGGAAATGGCTGTTACCGGGATCAGGGAAATGTCGACCCTGGCTACTCCACCTGAAGATCGACTGCCGGTTTTGACGTATGTGGGAGCATACGAAGATGCCCAGGTGACTGCGGCCATCAGACGCGAGCTTTTGCGGGGAGGCCAAGTATTTTATGTGCATAATCGGGTTCAGGATATAAGCAAGGTTGCAGCCCATATACATGACTTGGTGCCAGAGGCAAGAATTGGTACAGCGCATGGGAAAATGGGGGAGAAACAGCTGGATGCTGTTATCCGTGATTTCTGGCATCGCGATATTGATGTTCTGGTTTGCACCACCATCGTGGAAACCGGTCTTGATATTTCCAATGCTAATACCCTGGTTGTAGACAGAGCTGACCGTTTCGGGCTTTCCCAACTTCACCAGCTGAGGGGACGGGTAGGTCGCGGCCGAGAGCGGGCCTATGCCTACTTCCTCTACGATCCCAGCAAGACTATGACTCAGACAGCTCACGATAGGTTAGAAACCATTGCCCAGAATACTGCCTTAGGATCGGGCTACGACGTGGCTATGAAGGATCTGGAAATCCGCGGAACTGGTAATTTACTGGGGGATGAACAGTCTGGTCATATTGAAGGTGTTGGTTTTGACCTTTATGTTCGCATGGTATCCGATGCTGTCCAGGAGTATAAAGAACCTGAACGGATTCAGGCTGTGTCTACCAGCGTGGATTTACCCGTGGAAGCGTCGATCCCTGAGTCATATATTAATTCCGACAAATTGCGGTTGGAAATCTACAGGAAGATCGCTGCTGCCCGGAATGAGTCAGACTTTGACGATATTCGGGATGAGTTGCAGGACAGGTATGGCAAGCCGCCGCAATCTCTGGATATTCTTTTTGCTATTGCCAGGCTGAGGATGAAGGCGAAGAACATGGGCATTACCGATGTCATTGCCCAGGGAAAGACCATGCGAATTGTGGGTCCTGAGCCGCGGGAGTCTGTCATGCTCAGATTAAAACGGATTTATGGCAGTGCCCTTTACCGCAGGCAGACACATACCCTGACTATTCCCACACCTTTTCAGGGGTCGTTTGATTCCGCCCCCATGGGATCAGCTGCTATTATTTCCTGGACTAATCAGGTTTTGGTTGATCTTCAGTGGCACGCCGGCGGCCAGGGCCTGTCCACGTCCAGAAAATCGAGTAATCTGGAATAG
- a CDS encoding GreA/GreB family elongation factor yields the protein MPQDKVYMLTQEAYDKLREELTYREGELREEIKEKIAAARAEGDLSENGGYQAAREEQGKNEGRIQELTVKLRDSQILKAPNPGKVGPGSLVVLEIAGREMTYVLGSHDLAVATDYDIVSPESPIGAAINGKKTGDTVSYTAPNGRNITVTIKEAKPLKA from the coding sequence ATGCCACAGGATAAGGTTTATATGCTTACACAGGAAGCCTATGACAAGCTGAGAGAAGAACTGACTTATCGTGAAGGTGAGCTGCGGGAAGAAATAAAGGAAAAGATTGCCGCTGCCCGCGCAGAGGGCGATCTGAGTGAAAATGGAGGCTACCAGGCTGCACGCGAAGAGCAGGGAAAGAATGAGGGCCGTATCCAGGAGCTGACTGTTAAGCTTCGGGATTCACAGATTCTGAAGGCTCCCAACCCAGGAAAAGTTGGACCAGGCTCTTTGGTAGTGCTCGAGATAGCCGGTCGGGAAATGACCTATGTTCTGGGTTCTCATGATCTGGCGGTTGCTACTGATTACGATATTGTCAGTCCTGAATCTCCAATCGGAGCTGCTATCAATGGTAAAAAGACTGGTGATACTGTTTCCTATACGGCTCCTAACGGCCGCAATATTACCGTGACTATTAAAGAAGCAAAGCCTTTGAAGGCATAA
- a CDS encoding sensor histidine kinase, translating to MTDFTDVFARSATLSKDDKSWLRRILDDWQVIADLSFADLMLVIPIQENGVQRLVVAAQCRSSTVVSRQIDDMVGKNLPESLVAPVYDNLNGRVDGGIDHYRMVGSATVCDDFVPVRHNDKILGVLVRETNMMTRLVNGHYESESIKVGHEIFAMIGDGTFPYVDDLLSKQRHDPRVSDGFLILSEDGIVEYAAPNAVSCFRRLGLVTDLIGRYLSEFITDRIQENDKVPESLPGVLTGKFFADSEITTSNASIALRCFPLFSGGSRTGAVILCRDVTEVRRRERELETKDATIAEVHHRIKNNLQAVSSLLRLQARRTKNEEVRKELQEAQRRVETIAVVHEGLSQTADEVVDFDAVIAKLLRMAVEVASTDEQEIKISYLGQFGMMPAQDATPLSLVLTELVTNCVEHGFENRKEGNILISVGRSGKNLNVVVEDDGNGLETEVDEKGKSVKASGSGLGTQIVNTFVTNDFGGTIKWGVNHPHGTRVEISIKLRAAEN from the coding sequence ATGACAGATTTTACTGACGTTTTTGCCCGCAGTGCCACTCTTAGCAAGGATGATAAAAGTTGGCTGCGACGTATTCTGGACGATTGGCAGGTTATTGCAGATTTGAGTTTTGCTGATCTGATGCTGGTCATACCCATCCAGGAAAACGGAGTGCAGCGCCTAGTAGTTGCTGCTCAGTGCCGGTCTTCCACAGTGGTATCCCGCCAGATTGATGATATGGTAGGAAAGAATCTGCCTGAGTCTTTAGTAGCTCCGGTTTATGACAATCTTAATGGTCGGGTTGATGGTGGAATTGACCACTATCGGATGGTGGGATCGGCCACTGTCTGTGATGATTTCGTTCCTGTCCGTCATAATGACAAGATTTTAGGCGTTTTGGTGCGGGAGACTAATATGATGACCCGTCTGGTCAACGGGCATTACGAATCTGAGAGTATTAAGGTGGGGCATGAGATCTTTGCGATGATTGGAGATGGTACTTTTCCCTATGTGGATGATTTGCTCTCTAAGCAAAGGCATGATCCTAGGGTATCGGACGGTTTCCTGATCCTATCAGAAGATGGGATAGTGGAGTATGCAGCTCCGAACGCAGTTAGCTGTTTCCGCCGGCTGGGCTTGGTTACCGATCTGATTGGCCGCTATTTGAGTGAGTTCATCACCGACAGGATTCAGGAGAATGATAAGGTGCCGGAATCTCTTCCTGGTGTTCTCACAGGAAAATTCTTTGCCGATTCTGAAATTACCACATCCAATGCATCTATAGCCCTGCGCTGTTTTCCTCTTTTCTCCGGCGGCAGCAGAACTGGGGCTGTTATCCTCTGTCGGGATGTAACTGAAGTTCGCCGCAGGGAGCGAGAATTGGAAACTAAGGATGCCACTATTGCCGAAGTCCATCACAGGATTAAGAACAATTTGCAGGCTGTATCATCCCTGCTCCGTCTTCAGGCCAGGCGAACAAAAAATGAGGAAGTTCGCAAGGAACTCCAGGAAGCCCAGAGGCGGGTGGAAACTATAGCCGTTGTTCATGAAGGCCTGAGTCAGACGGCTGATGAAGTAGTGGATTTTGATGCCGTGATTGCCAAACTGTTGAGGATGGCGGTTGAGGTGGCAAGTACCGATGAACAGGAGATTAAGATTTCTTATCTGGGACAGTTCGGCATGATGCCAGCTCAGGATGCTACTCCTCTTTCCTTGGTTTTGACTGAGCTGGTAACCAACTGTGTGGAACACGGTTTTGAAAATCGTAAAGAAGGCAACATTTTGATATCTGTTGGACGCAGCGGTAAAAATCTGAATGTTGTTGTTGAAGATGATGGTAATGGTCTGGAAACAGAAGTCGACGAAAAGGGCAAATCAGTCAAGGCTTCCGGCTCTGGATTAGGAACACAGATTGTTAATACCTTTGTGACCAATGACTTTGGCGGTACCATCAAATGGGGGGTAAATCACCCGCATGGAACAAGGGTTGAGATATCCATCAAACTAAGAGCTGCCGAAAACTAG
- a CDS encoding FtsB family cell division protein, with protein MTLRMPADHPHSAAPMGPGKHRRRAKTRSASSPTAPAKKEAMTAGSGKVAKSGPGKSHTGTGKQGGASAKLASALKESNPIAFFISLCLVVFALIYFAATLQLYIKNTTELSALKSQEASLIAKKAHLKNEISRWNDTAYITAQARERLGFVYPGEQSITLKNSKHKTASSRSSNDSQSAGQAGSNLPWYKEILYSMQKADSTGPSSSSNSSKSKRIPTQKEQEKWQKSLQNGN; from the coding sequence ATGACTCTTCGAATGCCGGCTGACCATCCTCATTCCGCTGCCCCTATGGGGCCAGGTAAGCACCGTCGACGGGCGAAGACCAGATCCGCCTCTTCGCCGACTGCACCAGCTAAAAAGGAAGCGATGACAGCTGGGTCAGGTAAGGTGGCTAAATCCGGGCCAGGAAAGTCACATACTGGAACAGGAAAGCAGGGGGGAGCCTCGGCAAAACTTGCTTCCGCCCTTAAAGAGAGCAACCCTATTGCTTTCTTCATTTCCCTGTGCCTAGTAGTTTTTGCCCTGATTTATTTTGCTGCAACTCTGCAGCTGTACATTAAGAACACTACCGAGCTGAGTGCCCTGAAATCGCAGGAAGCCAGTCTTATCGCAAAAAAGGCACATTTGAAAAATGAGATTTCCCGATGGAACGATACCGCCTACATTACCGCTCAAGCACGGGAACGACTGGGCTTTGTTTATCCGGGTGAGCAGTCAATAACCCTGAAAAATTCCAAACACAAGACCGCTTCCTCCCGGTCTTCGAATGATTCACAATCAGCTGGTCAAGCTGGTAGTAATCTTCCCTGGTACAAGGAGATTCTGTACTCTATGCAGAAGGCTGATTCCACCGGACCGTCATCATCATCGAACTCATCCAAATCCAAACGCATACCCACCCAAAAGGAACAGGAAAAGTGGCAGAAGAGCCTACAAAACGGGAACTGA
- a CDS encoding FKBP-type peptidyl-prolyl cis-trans isomerase codes for MTASIMPEVNADFGAQPQITFPIQEAPAGLKGQEIVEGDGPLVRKGDMVTVNYHGVVWGSDHPFDSSFDRHQPATFGIGVGQVIRGWDQLVPGHNVGSRLVVSIPPEYGYGRNGMPAAGIGGDDTLVFVIDIISTRR; via the coding sequence ATGACTGCCTCAATTATGCCAGAAGTGAATGCTGATTTCGGTGCCCAGCCTCAGATTACTTTTCCCATCCAGGAAGCTCCGGCCGGTTTGAAAGGCCAGGAGATCGTGGAGGGAGACGGACCCTTGGTTCGTAAGGGAGACATGGTAACAGTCAATTATCACGGGGTTGTATGGGGGAGCGACCACCCATTTGACTCCAGTTTTGACCGCCATCAGCCTGCAACTTTCGGAATTGGGGTGGGACAAGTAATTCGCGGTTGGGATCAGCTGGTTCCCGGCCACAATGTTGGTTCCCGTCTGGTGGTATCCATTCCTCCAGAGTATGGGTATGGCCGCAATGGCATGCCAGCTGCTGGTATTGGTGGCGATGATACTTTGGTTTTCGTTATTGACATCATCTCTACTCGTCGGTAA
- the trhA gene encoding PAQR family membrane homeostasis protein TrhA — translation MTASDDSTDIIETTQPSTDDPEVSNQAVQQVVRARIANEQAKADAIRMKARAKADRILAKGEYKASIIEQKARGSYKKKVRLDVHGRPKPLLRGWIHLVTAPLALAAGIVLICLAPSAGLKWACAVFMTSSLILFTNSAIYHVGDWSTKVTGVLRRIDHMNIFLLIAGTYTPISFALSSGMRNIIIATMWIFTTIALIIHVIWINAPRWLYTSTYIVFGVSGVAFLRFFWLSPYAGPAVVWLIVAGGICYIGGAIVYMLRKPDPWPMVFGFHEIFHTGTVLGYACHVVAIYFVVVALMHA, via the coding sequence ATGACTGCTTCTGACGATTCCACGGATATCATTGAAACTACTCAACCATCAACAGATGATCCTGAAGTGAGCAACCAGGCAGTGCAACAAGTGGTACGGGCACGCATCGCCAACGAGCAGGCCAAGGCTGATGCCATCAGGATGAAGGCGAGAGCCAAGGCCGACAGGATCCTGGCAAAAGGTGAATACAAGGCCAGCATCATTGAGCAAAAGGCACGGGGAAGTTATAAGAAAAAAGTCCGTCTCGATGTTCATGGGCGACCGAAACCCCTGCTCAGAGGTTGGATTCACCTGGTCACCGCTCCCCTGGCCCTGGCAGCCGGAATTGTTCTTATCTGTCTGGCTCCCTCTGCCGGCCTCAAGTGGGCTTGCGCTGTTTTCATGACTAGTTCCCTCATTCTTTTTACCAACTCTGCTATTTACCATGTGGGCGACTGGTCCACCAAAGTAACCGGGGTCTTGAGGCGGATTGATCACATGAACATTTTCCTCCTCATTGCCGGCACTTACACTCCCATATCTTTTGCCTTGAGCAGTGGCATGCGAAACATAATTATTGCCACCATGTGGATTTTCACTACCATAGCTTTGATAATTCATGTCATTTGGATTAATGCTCCCCGCTGGCTTTATACCAGCACATACATCGTATTTGGCGTGTCCGGAGTAGCCTTTCTCCGATTCTTCTGGCTGTCCCCCTATGCTGGACCTGCCGTAGTATGGCTGATTGTTGCCGGTGGAATCTGCTATATAGGTGGAGCTATAGTCTACATGCTTCGCAAGCCCGATCCCTGGCCAATGGTCTTTGGTTTTCATGAGATCTTCCACACCGGGACTGTTTTGGGCTACGCCTGCCATGTTGTTGCTATTTACTTTGTCGTTGTTGCCCTGATGCATGCTTAA